In Palaemon carinicauda isolate YSFRI2023 chromosome 28, ASM3689809v2, whole genome shotgun sequence, the sequence atttatacaaCAGAAGAGGAAGGAGCGGGACTGCAATATATCTGCAAAGCTTTATGAAAAACATTCATGGTGAAGAAACTGGTTGATTTATCTCTAAGAGTTTAGTATGACATTACTTCCGAGAGAAAAATTTCTCTTTGAATGAGggaattttatgtaaaaagaaaaaaaaaatagaaatcttagGGAGAAGAATCTTCTGTAAATTTCAACTCTCCAggttgaaaaacaaataaaaataaagataacaagCTATTTACATTGTTGTTAAATGAGGGAGTATCTATGAAGAAAATTCAAGACTTAATCACACGACTAAAACACTTACAAAAATGTTGCTTGTATCTTCCTATTCCACTCTCCCTGGAAACACTAACCAGAAGATATGTCCCAGTTTCCGTTGTAGATGGAACCATCACAGTAATAGAAACGGAAGCTAAAGGAAGTACTCTAGAGGCTTAACTGGTAAGGAAATTCCCCTGCAGGAGCCGAGTTACGCGCCCTACCGACTGAGCAAGCCGGGCTACAAGTAGCAGGGAGGTTATTATATTGCAGTTTCAATATGAAAGCTTTTGCCTAAACACATTCGAACTTTTTCTCGCCCAAAGAGGGGCGCGAACCAAAGATTCCGAAATTGAGTCTCGTGTACTACTGACTGAACTAAACTGGTTGATCATAGCAATGAGATTGTTATAGATAAACCACACTTCCTTTGAGATGAGACTGCGTTCAATCATAGAATGGTATACGATCACAATTTTAGATCACTTTCGTACGAGACGCTTTGAATGCAATTGATAAAAGCAACTGCATAGCATGGTAATCGATTTTCTTTTTTTCGGAACTTCCTTGTCCATTTTAAAATCTCGCTCTCTCTCACCATTACAGCTGAATTTTCTTCTTATGAAAATTCAACAGAAAAGTAAACACCCAATTAAAAGCAGTAGCAATTGTGCCATCACCACATGCGTGAATTTACAAAAGATACACAATAAAACcattactataatatatatgtacatatatgcatatatgcagtatatatatatatatatatatatatatatatatatatatatatatatatatatatatatacagagagagagagagagagagagagagagagagagagagagagagagagagagagagagagagagagaggcgtcaatAACCTATGACTTCATGATTCCAAAGAACTACCGAAAAAAtccatgaatgaatatatatatatatatatatatatatatatacatatatatatatatatatatatatatatatatagatagatagatatatatataacatatatatatgtatgtatatatatttatatatatacatacatatatatatatatatacatatatatatatatatatatatatatatatatatatatatatatgtatatatatatatatatatatatatatatgtatatatatatatatatatatatatatatatatatataaatattcatatataaaatgtgtgtgcacatatatataatatatagacatacatacatacatatatatatatatatatatatatatatatatatatatatatatatatgataaattttgcacatttagacgagtttttcatattcaaataagccatatatatttttgatacattaatgtctggattctcttaacgacctcgggatcagagcccgaggcgaaatcacacaaagacaagagcttgtgaccggccgggaatcgaaccctggtcggcaagcttgtctacagtgactaaaccacttggccaagtgatttagtcactgtctatacaagcttgccaaccacggttcgattccgggccggtcacaagctcttgcctttgtgtgatttcgcctcgggctctgatcccgaggtcgttaagagaatccagaccttaatgtatcaaaaatatatatggctcatttgaatatatatatatatatatatatatatatatatatatatatatatgtatgtatatacatacatatataaaatgtgtgcgtatatatatacataaatatatatatatatatatatatatatatatatatatatatatatatatatatatatatatatatatatatatacaaaccgaaAAAAACGCTAAAACAAAGGCAAAGGCATATCCAAAAGTCAATTAAGGAACGAGAAAAATGTTTCCGATAAATAAGTATGATCTCAATACAGATTTGAATGCATCATGTTATGCAAGTTACCTACGAACAAATGCTTATAATAAAATACTCCTACGATGAAACATCGGCATTTTACAAATACTTTCCTTAGCTTGAAAATAATCTTAAATCGTGGTTCTCAAAGAAATTTATCACTTacattcttgattattttttttttctcaaaatggaACAAGATCGTGGTATTTGAGTTGATATCTTGTCTTAAAAAACAGGCGCTGTAATTCTAAAAGggctttttatttatctttttttgtgtttttcaaAGGATTTCTTTAATGTATCAAATAAATGTGTAACACGGTGCACAAATGGTTGATGGATTATACGAATCATGAAAATGTCACAAGCAAATACTTGCTGCATTTTCTTCAACCTAAAACCGTTATTAGGATGTATTGCCTCCAAGTAATAACTTTGTTTAAGCAAATCCGCCTTTATCTAACTACTCAAGCATGGACTCTTAATTATTCGACTATCTATAAAAGTATGGCCTATCCACATCCATACTATTCTATGTTATATTTCAGCCAATTTTCTGGAGATGATCCTTGCATTCCATTGTTCAAGAAGCTAGGTAACTGCTGGTTCCCATTCATGGCCCATCCACTACCATGCCATTTTGTGTTTCATGTTACCCTATTCTCTAAGTAGGGTCCTTAAACTTAATTGTTTGAACAGCCAATAAACTGCTCGAACAATTGAGTGTAAGGTCCTAATTTTGAattttaaggcgggtttacacggccgaacagctcaccgagcccggttgtcgaacctacttgtagaatggctcgaagagctttcagacagtacatcgaacctcagtgtgcctcgtgctaaaacaacgtcaatatgtctctcgaccaggacgatttgatagccattgcttagcagtggcactaagaaggaaaaaaaagatcaaagtggatgaAGGATTGCCTAcataagagagaaattttcacacaccaacttgcttcttgctttaaaattagttctttcaatatttcatgcagagccgctattcctttgtttctggctactttattggaatagtcttttgatttaactttccataaagctggatgagcccgatatacatgtatgaaatcaagtacgacttccttctcaatCCTGCTTTCATTAacggcagccattattcatttctttgatgatgtttcctctagcaggtttgaataacaactgagcgtcgatgctcgacacccgttcacaccgttcgtcatacaatgtagctccgcccacaaaagtcaagatgagcctgactttcatcgagccactcgacgagcgcgctcgacaaccaaatagcccgtttacacgctcgcaCATCAATTCAAACAtagggttgtcgaaccaggctcgacgagctgttcgcccgtgtaaaccccgcttaacatgAAACACAGAATGGCATGGAAGTGGGTAGGCCTCTGTTTCCATTTCGTTCTTCTTAAATTTGGTTCAAGCAGCTAGTAAATGGCCTGTCCACTTCCATGCCATTCTTTTATTGATGTCAGCCTATATTCTGGGAATGGTCCTTACACTTCATTGTTCTAGGAGCTAGTAAACTGCTGGATCCCATCAATGGCCTATCCACTTCCTTATTATTCTGTATTTGATGTCAGCCTATTTTCTTGGGATGGTCCTTGCATTTCATTGTTCCAACAGTAAGTAAACTGCTGGATTCCATCCATGTCCTATCTACTTTCTGAGCAGGGTCCTTACACTCAATTGTTCAAGCAGTTAGTAAACTGTTGGTTTGCATCCATGGCCTAAACACTTCCATTCCATAGCGTGTATGATGTCAGCCAATTTTCTGGTTAAGGTCCTTACACTTGATTGTGTGTGCGACTGGTAAATTGCTAGTTTACATCCATGGGCTATCCGCCTCCATGCCATTTAGTAATTGATATCATCCCATTTTAAGGCGAAGCTACTTACATTTGATTATTTGTGCAGCTGGTAAACTGCTGGTTTCCATCCATGGCTTATCCAATTCTATCCCATTCTGTGTTTGATGTCAGCCCATTTTATGAGGGCCCTTATATAGCCTCTGTCTCCATTTCGTTTCTCTTAAATTTGGTTAGTTGATGTTGCATCTTTTAATACTTTCCGAACCTCTAATAATATTCTATAAAAGCATTTGCATTTTCAATTAGGTGCAAATTATAGCTGGAACATTGACATACCAATATTTCTAATTCTGTATCTCGAAGGTATGCACCATTCATCTTAAAGGGTTGCATCTATATTTTAACCATAGTTATTATCTATGAACTTTTATTAAATAACTTATTAGGACACTACTTCTTAGCCAAAGTCTTGGTCATCTTTTCACCAATATAGTGAGATTATCTCATATTATGCTAAAGCATCAGTGTACCCGACAATCGGTGGTATCAATTCCCCATACTGTTTTTGGAGGCAATAAAATCCACACAACTATTCCTTATTCAATCTGTGTTCCTAATGCATCTAGTTTTCTTGACTTTTAATCtaactcatattattattaatacatgatGCTCAgtagttttttttctatattttatcctCATTAGTTATGGCTGAACTTTCCACTTACAATAGTACCCTGCGTAATGCTTGCAGCAGAATTTCAAGACACTCCTAGAAtattgacataagtttttttttataaataccagGGAGTATGACAAATGATTTTGTACAAACCTCCTGGGGTTGTCTGCACCTGAGGTCCCTCTACCTTTGAGAAAGAAACCTTTCGCATGAAGCTAGTTGAAATGTAACAACTATTCTTTTCTTTTACTTCTAATTTCTTTCTTTAGAAAGagcagggcattcatttaacccATCTCTGTTGATATCTGACTGCATGAAGACTTCAGACAGCTGGATTACTTCCTTTAATCATATACTCATGAATCGTTTGAAATGTTTATCTGTTTAACATCTTGAACCTAAACCCATTTACAATCCATGACTTACTAAGAACCTTTCATATGTTGCTGATCAATGATCCCAGGGAAAGACTTAAGCTGTCCCAattgatatttataattttttttcccatgCACAGTTCTATGTTATCCAAGTCTTTTTTTCTTGTCTCCAATCTTTGATTGTTTTACTGTAAGTCTAACTTTTGTTAACTACTTTTGACTTTTTCATCCTGGTTCTGACAGCGAATTCCATACATACTAAGAATGTGAAAGTCTGGTTAAGCCAATTTTCATATACTAACCTAGATGGTTGAGCCTTAGTTCAGACATGCCGAAAAactctttttttttccatcttgatAAGACTGATTTAAAAGAAACTTGCAAAACTAATAAGCATGTCTTGACTGCTGCTTTGTATTTGTCATTCCATCGTTCGTAATCTAAGGACTAAAAGACTGGAGGTTTTATTCCGTTTGTATGATTACATAGATGTTTTAAGATATTTTTGGCTCAGTGGCTAATATATATGGATGCGATTTCTGTGACATTGATTTTCTGTGATGCACCCTTAACATTGCGCAGTCAAACAGTAATTTAACGCAGGTTTGCCCCTTCGTATCAAATCCTTTATTCATACGGGAATCCTGGGAAAAAAACATTCACATCGGTTCACTAATAAATGGTAAGAGATGAGAGGACGATTTACAGCAAGATGTTAAAGAATGTTATGAAGTGTTAGGTACACGGATTAcagaacaatataaatatatatagggcaCATATTTACATACTAAAATGTGAAGCCCATCGTCAGTAGATTCTCTTACTGGTATTTATTGTACTcataatgtgaatattttttttttcgaacctCCCAAATAAGactgaaaaaaagataatttcatagCTTTATTGCAGATTCTCTTAATCAAAGCTGGATCCTGAGTGTACCAAATGAATTAACCGAAAATATATTCTACAAACTAGACTGCGTGAGATTTAATCCAGTCGGTATAATAGGAAACTTCGCAATAAACACCAGGTGTGTTTGCGTGCGCGCAGCCATGACTCCATGACACGATCCCAGCCAGATAAGATCCTCCTGTGTCAGAGCAAACCAAAGGGCTCCCCATATCCGCGGTGCAAGGACCCTTACCGCCGTCAGGCACACCTGCACAGATCATCGATTCCTCAAGGGCGTCGCCGTAAGTAACCCGACACTGCTTATCTGTAAGGATGGGCAGAGTAGCTTTCAGAAGGAACTGAGACGCTACCCCTCCTTCTTCGGTGGTTCCCCAACCTGAGACGACGCAGTCTCCCGTCGCTGTGTGGGTCTCCGGGGGCAGGTCGATAGGTTGCACATATTCGTTGAAGACGAAAGGCTTCGTGACTCTGAAGACCGCTATGTCGTTGCTCATGGTGAAGCCGTTGAAATCCTCGTGCTGAATGAACTGTGAAAGTTGGATCGACTGTTCGTGACCTTCCGTGACATTCCTCTTTAGTTCACCAGCCACGACCTGATATTAAGGGGGATGATAGTTGACATTATCTAGTTGGTAAAAAGTATGCAGCATGTGTATACTCTAAATTCAGTAACATCAACTACAATGCAAATAAAAATGTACTATGAATATAACTTGAACTATACAAAgcctaaaataaatattgaaatttataaatatgtagctatatttaagaaaaataatgatcaaaGTTATTTCTATAGAAATGTTGACGACAGTGATTTCATTATAACTAAAAATTATTAGAGAATATATTGTCTCTatctaatttcatttatatttaatttaatttatgtaatagataattattattaattttctcatttatGACATTATtcaaagaaaagatgaaaatggatGACGAAAGGACCAAGGAAAGTGTAATGTGAAAGGACACTCTTCACATAATTCTTATGATTACCCGTTAAACACTTCAAGGAATGTTTGTGAGATCATCAAAACAAACAGCTTACACCACGCATTCTCTTAATCCAAAATCTTACGGTATAGAAAGTTTCAGATGACATTAAAAAGCAATCTTACATTAAGCAAaaggagccatatatatatatatatatatatatatatatatatatatatatatatatatatatatatatatatatatatatatatatatatgtatatgtatattacatatgtaatcaaatacacacacatactgtatatatatatatatactcaaatatgcttatatgtaaattatatacttaaatatactaatatatatatatatatatatatatatatatatatatatatatatatatgaactgaaatatgcatatatgtaaattatatactcaaatatattaatatatatatatatatatatatatatatatatacatatatatatatatatatatatatatatatatatatatatatatatatactgtatatatatatatatatatatatatatatatatatatatatatatatatatatatatatatatatactgtatatcatcatcatctattacacgtgttgatatacatatttatatacagtatacatataattattaacGTATCAGAACGTAATCTCAGACTTGCCAACAGGATGCCTGAACACtttaaatgaatcaatcaatcagacTTATCAAAAGGATTATGAATGGAAAAGGACTGTGAttagataaatataatttttacgcAATCTCGATCTTACAAGTAGGTTGCTCGGATCCAAAACATCTTCCCCTTGAAAGCACTGAGCAGCACTAATGCCCCAGTTTTCGTCGTAGATGGAAGCACCGCAGAAATGGAAGCGGAAGCCAAAGGCAGTGTCTTGGAGGCTCAGCGTATATGGGAATTCTCCGGCCGAAGCCTCATCTCCACCGATGACCCCAACATGGCGATGGCGATATCGGGGCTTGAAGCGGGGAAGGCCTGAACTCAATACAGCAAAGAAAAAgggaaatcaattttttttctctctctcaaaattggaaAAATCTCTCTCACTCatcaaagaaaaatgaagaaaaaagaaaattctatcaCTCTCAACAATGAAATATTACAAaggaaataattttctttctctcgtcaaagaaaataggaaaaaggtaataatctctctctctctctctctctctctctctctctctctctctctctctctctctctcatcaaagaaaatattaaagaaaatttaaataattttgtgtgtgcgcgtgttaaaagtgaaaagaaagagaggaaggattTGTTTTGATTTGTCACTTTGTTGTGTAATGTTAAAGAGGTTGTAGTTAAGCAAAAGTCAGATTATATTTTCATATCAGGATTGATAAAAGTTTAAATGAATCGTGAATCTTTCTTATAAACAAACATAATTTTTGCTCTTTATTGTATTCACTAATGCTGCTTTGATTTTCGTtgttaaaaaatataaacatttgatgACACTTCATATTTCCTGTTGTGtagaattgatataaatattttcgtAAGTAATGATACGTTAAAAAAGGTGCAGGAAAATGTATacagtttttcattcattttgacAGAGGTTTAGAAAATATCACTTAAGAATTTTCATGGAATTGAAATCACTCTACAATGACCCGAAACAGTATAGGCTACTcttccaaaaatattttaagaagaaaattGATAGACGCGATGAtagaaggaaaaattaatattagaaaatcTTACCAAGACAGAAACTAAAATTGTCGCTTagataaaacataataacaaaacgCAGACTAATATAAAGGTAAGATAATAAGTGTACATAAATTGTTTATTGCCTGAAAATTGGTGGAAACGAAGAGCAAATAAAATCTTGGATCGaagattatatatttatgaatgtgggCTATATAGCCCCGAGCTGGGGCCCGCGTGGCCATTCAACACACAAATGCCACGAAGAGATAACCCAGCAGTTCACACTACAGTATAAAGTAAATGTTAGGAAAGGTACCTGGAGTAAagcagaaggatataaagcaagtacaGATAAGGGTCTAAGGATCCATGTAAAGAACCATATGTATTGCCCACAGTGCACCGTGTGACACGCACTGATGGCACTACACCCCTACGGGAACTTTGATAACAGAAATTGTATCATAATTTCGATTCGTGGAAATTCTGTGTGACGACATGTTGTGCCTTTCTGACGTTCATATTTTATCTATGAATTTATCTTTACACTGAAGAACTCCCAAGCATAacattgtaaatatatgtattcactcacacacacacatacacacacaaacgctcgCGCACAAAATCACCCACAAGCTCAAAGACAAATAAacgcatttatatgtatacatacaaacacattatataatga encodes:
- the LOC137621672 gene encoding trypsin-1-like yields the protein MRLVAFCLLLAAVQGLPRFKPRYRHRHVGVIGGDEASAGEFPYTLSLQDTAFGFRFHFCGASIYDENWGISAAQCFQGEDVLDPSNLLVVAGELKRNVTEGHEQSIQLSQFIQHEDFNGFTMSNDIAVFRVTKPFVFNEYVQPIDLPPETHTATGDCVVSGWGTTEEGGVASQFLLKATLPILTDKQCRVTYGDALEESMICAGVPDGGKGPCTADMGSPLVCSDTGGSYLAGIVSWSHGCAHANTPGVYCEVSYYTDWIKSHAV